Proteins co-encoded in one Pocillopora verrucosa isolate sample1 chromosome 1, ASM3666991v2, whole genome shotgun sequence genomic window:
- the LOC131785496 gene encoding QRFP-like peptide receptor — translation MEDSRQDFQRISRYDIVLAVLYGVVIIAGIFGNSLVIAVVWKTRTMHTATNYLLVNLASSDILVLLWCPRTYDFVVTGSLPKGITGDYLCRFFIADPMDILCLGVTLFTLTVLAVERYQALVTPLSTKYKLNKKSVMYAIATTWIASLLISIPDFIFTHVDGNRGKCVSPLGPEVDAGSDKTYVVIAISLYIFIPFLVITYCYCQILRGMFITQTICAGPANVNSEKRKLAVLIIAVTVVFYILFLPFAIFMLQVTFTNRLAKEYTENESNVEVLKVLSFLIVANSSLNPVLYAFQSENYRKGFRGLFCPKNSVGQMQNYPLG, via the coding sequence ATGGAGGATTCGCGACAGGACTTTCAGCGTATTTCGCGGTATGATATTGTGTTGGCGGTCCTATATGGCGTTGTTATAATAGCGGGTATTTTCGGCAATTCGCTTGTCATTGCCGTGGTTTGGAAAACGCGCACAATGCACACGGCTACGAACTATCTGCTTGTGAACTTGGCGTCTAGCGATATTCTCGTTTTGTTATGGTGTCCTCGCACTTACGATTTCGTTGTCACTGGATCGCTTCCCAAAGGCATAACAGGCGACTACTTGTGCAGATTTTTTATTGCTGATCCAATGGATATTTTATGTCTTGGAGTTACATTATTTACACTGACAGTACTAGCTGTAGAGCGGTATCAAGCGCTCGTAACACCCCTAAGCACCAAATATAAGCTTAACAAGAAGAGTGTGATGTACGCTATTGCTACAACTTGGATTGCTTCTTTACTTATAAGTATTCCAGACTTTATTTTCACTCACGTCGATGGCAATCGTGGAAAATGTGTTTCACCCTTGGGACCTGAAGTGGACGCTGGTAGCGACAAAACTTATGTTGTAATTGCAATCAGTTTGTACATCTTCATACCGTTCCTAGTCATCACATATTGTTACTGTCAGATATTGCGAGGAATGTTTATCACTCAAACCATTTGCGCAGGACCAGCAAACGTGAATTCGGAGAAACGAAAACTTGCCGTTCTCATTATTGCTGTAACAGTTGTGTTTTATATCTTATTTTTGCCTTTTGCGATATTTATGCTGCAAGTCACTTTCACAAACCGCTTAGCTAAAGAGTATACAGAGAATGAAAGTAACGTAGAAGTGCTGAAAGTTTTAAGCTTTCTTATTGTTGCCAACAGTTCTCTAAATCCTGTACTATATGCTTTTCAAAGCGAGAATTACCGGAAAGGCTTTAGAGGTTTGTTCTGCCCTAAGAACTCTGTCGGCCAAATGCAAAATTACCCTCTCGGGTGA
- the LOC131785454 gene encoding uncharacterized protein, producing the protein MSKLKLWCKRRYSDLVTRSRNAGILLIYYTNLWRYNSQKALEAFLHGRPQQRAPVPFMITRKMRKSLASLGYTEQDIDRMTPSEASDKVSCGVQNSSQASGMKQVKTEDQSRDVK; encoded by the exons ATGTCTAAGTTGAAGTTATGGTGCAAACGAAGATACAGCGACCTTGTGACTCGATCAAGAAACGCAGgaattcttttaatttattacaCAAATCTTTGGAG ATACAACTCACAGAAGGCTTTAGAAGCCTTTCTCCATGGGCGACCACAGCAACGAGCGCCAGTACCTTTTATG ATCACCAGAAAGATGAGGAAATCACTTGCATCACTGGGTTACACTGAGCAAGACATTGATAGAATGACTCCCAGCGAAGCCAGTGATAAAGTTAGCTGTGGTGTACAAAACTCATCACAAGCATCAGGGATGAAGCAAGTTAAAACAGAGGACCAATCAAGAGATGTTAAATGA